From a single Prochlorococcus sp. MIT 0603 genomic region:
- a CDS encoding adenylosuccinate synthase codes for MANVVVIGAQWGDEGKGKITDLLSRSADVVVRYQGGVNAGHTIVVEDKVLKLHLIPSGILYPETICLIGSGTVVDPKVLLREIKMLKDNAIDISGLQLATTAHVTMPYHRLIDAAMEGSRGVKKIGTTGRGIGPTYADKAQRSGIRVIDLLDEKRLRECIEVPLTEKNEILKKIYDKDTLDKEEVIGEYLNYGKQLEPHIVDCTRIIHQASRNKKNILFEGAQGTLLDLDHGTYPFVTSSNPVSGGACIGAGVGPTLIDRVIGVAKAYTTRVGEGPFPTELQGSINDKLCDRGGEYGTTTGRRRRCGWFDGVIGKYAVEVNGLDCLAITKLDVLDELDEIRVCTSYELNGKRVDYFPSNAEDLTKCTPIYKTLPGWKSSTANCRQLDDLPKAAMAYLRFLAELMEVPIAIVSLGANREQTIVVEDPIHGPKRALLSA; via the coding sequence TTGGCAAACGTTGTCGTCATAGGTGCTCAATGGGGTGATGAAGGGAAGGGTAAAATCACCGATCTGCTGAGTCGCTCTGCTGATGTTGTAGTCAGGTACCAAGGAGGAGTAAATGCTGGCCACACAATAGTGGTCGAAGACAAAGTACTGAAGCTACATTTAATACCTTCAGGAATACTCTACCCAGAAACAATTTGCCTGATTGGTTCAGGAACAGTTGTAGATCCAAAAGTGCTCCTCAGAGAAATAAAAATGCTAAAAGATAATGCTATTGATATCTCTGGGCTTCAGCTGGCAACCACAGCGCATGTAACAATGCCATATCATCGTCTAATTGATGCGGCAATGGAAGGAAGCAGAGGTGTTAAGAAGATAGGTACCACTGGCAGAGGGATTGGCCCTACCTATGCAGATAAAGCCCAAAGAAGTGGAATTAGGGTAATAGATTTGCTAGATGAAAAAAGACTAAGGGAATGCATCGAAGTTCCGCTTACTGAAAAAAACGAAATCCTAAAAAAGATTTACGATAAAGACACCCTTGATAAAGAAGAAGTTATTGGTGAATATCTCAATTACGGGAAACAATTAGAGCCTCACATTGTTGATTGCACAAGAATTATTCATCAAGCCTCTAGAAATAAAAAAAACATACTTTTCGAAGGTGCTCAAGGAACTCTTTTAGATCTTGACCATGGAACGTATCCATTTGTAACCTCATCCAACCCTGTTTCAGGAGGTGCATGCATAGGAGCAGGAGTCGGACCAACACTCATTGACAGAGTAATAGGTGTTGCCAAGGCATACACAACCCGAGTTGGGGAAGGACCTTTCCCAACAGAACTACAAGGGAGTATTAATGACAAGCTATGCGATAGAGGAGGCGAATATGGAACGACAACTGGTCGAAGAAGACGATGTGGATGGTTTGATGGAGTAATAGGGAAATATGCAGTAGAAGTAAATGGGCTTGATTGCCTCGCAATTACAAAGCTAGATGTTCTTGACGAACTAGATGAAATTAGAGTTTGCACTTCTTATGAATTAAACGGCAAGAGAGTAGATTATTTTCCAAGCAATGCAGAGGACCTTACTAAATGCACTCCAATATATAAGACATTGCCAGGATGGAAATCTTCTACAGCAAACTGCAGACAATTAGATGACCTCCCTAAAGCAGCTATGGCTTATCTAAGATTTCTTGCAGAGTTAATGGAAGTGCCAATTGCAATAGTTTCATTAGGAGCAAATAGGGAGCAAACAATTGTTGTTGAAGATCCAATACATGGTCCGAAGCGTGCACTTCTTAGTGCCTAG
- the psb27 gene encoding photosystem II protein Psb27 yields the protein MSRNLQNLIKKLIRSSLAICLGLLLTLHPFGNSLLAAGASMSGDFVKDTVSVAQSLKTTIALADTDEAQPDAKDEALGLITAYISRYRNRPQVNGSSSFTTMQTALNAMAGHYKTFSNRPLPEKLKERLNKELSRAEKIVTKEM from the coding sequence ATGTCCAGGAATCTACAAAACCTCATCAAAAAATTGATTCGCTCTTCGTTAGCGATATGCCTAGGCTTATTATTAACACTTCACCCGTTTGGAAACAGCCTTCTTGCTGCAGGGGCATCAATGTCTGGGGATTTTGTAAAGGATACAGTTTCAGTTGCACAAAGCCTAAAAACAACTATTGCTTTGGCTGATACAGATGAAGCACAACCAGATGCTAAAGATGAAGCACTAGGACTTATCACAGCATATATATCTAGATACCGTAATCGCCCTCAAGTAAATGGCTCATCGTCTTTTACAACAATGCAAACAGCCCTTAATGCAATGGCAGGTCACTATAAAACTTTCTCAAATAGGCCTTTACCAGAAAAATTAAAGGAGCGGCTAAACAAAGAACTATCAAGAGCAGAAAAAATAGTTACAAAGGAAATGTAA